A genomic region of Gymnogyps californianus isolate 813 chromosome 12, ASM1813914v2, whole genome shotgun sequence contains the following coding sequences:
- the PDCD5 gene encoding programmed cell death protein 5 has product MADEELEALRQQRLAELQAKHGDPSGDPSQQEAKQREAEIRNTILAQVLDQAARARLSNLALVKPDKAKAVENYLIQMARFGQLAGKVSEQGLIEILEKVSQQTEKKTTVKFNRRKVLDSDEEDDY; this is encoded by the exons ATGGCGGACGAGGAGCTGGAGGCGCTGCGGCAGCAGCGGCTGGCCGAGCTGCAGGCCAAGCACGGG GATCCTTCTGGTGATCCATCGCAACAGGAGGCAAAACAGAG gGAAGCAGAGAtaagaaatactattttagCTCAAGTTCTTGATCAAGCAGCTCGTGCAAGAT TAAGCAATTTAGCACTTGTGAAACcagacaaagcaaaagcagtagAGAATTATCTTATACAGATGGCAAGATTTGGACAGCTAGCTGGAAAG gTATCTGAACAAGGTTTGatagaaatacttgaaaaagtgagtcagcaaacagaaaagaaaacaacagtaaag tttaacagaagaaaagtattgGATTCTGATGAAGAGGATGATTATTAA